A single window of Syntrophus aciditrophicus SB DNA harbors:
- a CDS encoding PP2C family protein-serine/threonine phosphatase, with translation MTANLTEVLHKYSKEVARQWAECLHQEVSELYARRPLEELIATTSQAGEAYLAAIVHHDCSQIDAFIARISKLRLEGGFSLSEVQKAFEIYRTLLIPILVKELRGDALLSALQSLNNCMSHTIFSFSDYFHNMANARLMEKQKKLDEDLKAAAGIQQCLLPRKLEKRPKFENVDIDWKFMPCETIGGDIFNIIHLDEDHLGFYMIDVSGHGVPSALVTFSISQALQPQMGYTIRKRPGLSPDYEIVPPGEVLKALDSEYPWERFEKFLTIIYVIVDIRSGRLIYSNAAHPPPILLHADGTFELLEKGGTIIGMDGILPFEEEEKAFSPGDKILLYTDGVFEFTNDEGELYGEKRFYPLVKSLSGLAVGKVLDEIILTIERFARGEKFPDDVSLMGIEFKEESKTT, from the coding sequence ATGACTGCGAATCTTACAGAAGTACTTCATAAATACAGCAAAGAGGTGGCCAGGCAATGGGCGGAATGCCTCCATCAGGAGGTCAGCGAACTTTACGCCAGACGTCCTCTTGAAGAGCTCATAGCCACGACATCACAGGCCGGCGAAGCATACCTGGCCGCGATTGTGCACCACGACTGCTCCCAGATAGATGCCTTTATCGCCAGAATCAGCAAACTGCGTCTGGAGGGCGGCTTTTCTCTATCGGAAGTCCAGAAGGCCTTTGAAATTTATCGAACGCTCCTGATTCCGATCCTTGTAAAAGAACTGAGAGGCGATGCCCTGCTCAGCGCCCTGCAAAGTCTCAATAATTGCATGAGTCACACCATCTTCTCTTTCAGCGACTATTTCCACAACATGGCCAATGCCAGATTGATGGAAAAGCAGAAGAAACTCGACGAAGATCTCAAGGCGGCGGCTGGAATCCAGCAGTGTCTCCTGCCACGGAAACTCGAGAAACGACCGAAATTTGAAAATGTGGATATCGACTGGAAATTCATGCCCTGCGAAACGATCGGCGGTGACATCTTCAATATCATCCACCTCGATGAGGATCATCTAGGGTTTTACATGATCGATGTCAGTGGACACGGGGTACCCTCTGCCCTGGTAACCTTTTCCATTTCCCAGGCCCTTCAGCCCCAGATGGGCTACACCATCCGGAAACGACCCGGCCTCTCCCCGGATTATGAAATCGTACCTCCCGGCGAGGTTCTGAAGGCGCTTGATTCGGAATATCCCTGGGAACGTTTCGAGAAATTTCTGACCATTATCTATGTCATCGTGGATATCCGCAGCGGTCGTCTGATCTACAGCAACGCAGCTCATCCTCCTCCCATTCTTCTCCACGCCGATGGAACTTTTGAACTCCTGGAAAAAGGGGGAACCATCATCGGCATGGATGGCATTCTCCCCTTTGAAGAGGAAGAGAAGGCTTTTTCCCCAGGGGATAAAATACTTCTCTATACGGATGGGGTTTTTGAATTCACGAATGACGAGGGGGAATTATACGGGGAGAAACGGTTTTATCCTCTTGTAAAAAGCCTGAGCGGGCTGGCCGTCGGTAAAGTTCTGGACGAGATCATCCTGACGATCGAGCGTTTCGCGCGGGGAGAGAAATTTCCCGATGATGTGAGCCTCATGGGAATTGAATTTAAAGAAGAAAGCAAGACAACTTAA
- a CDS encoding radical SAM protein, with amino-acid sequence MTSTDLIALEPFEICTIRPPTENASLTFRLTRNCYWNKCRFCPVYKMGAVFSRRSLDEVLRDIERAKALDDLMREQGIGSPKYTQSDYSKLPGLADEILQVAKKAGHDVQTRRAAAELSADVDPRLAWFFSWFNDQPSLQDSLAHVLTWRLAGGETCFLGDADGLILKPEFLATVVNEIKSRFPSIKRFTVYGRTRTAARQRSLADLRAMAAAGLNRVHFGVESGSDRVLAFMNKGESSAEHVEGCLKIKEAGLSCSVYIMPGLGGTELSEEHATETARVINAAAPDFVRLRTLEIFPQTPLEKALKDGEFEECPEEQIIRELRIMISGIHVKTELLSDSASNLLDLYGKLPEDRGRFLKIIDDYLALSDRNKRIFSFNARLQSFLGQYGGLPEDLYETLSPYLREEGIDMRSCPDDILENIIRAIRSRLMP; translated from the coding sequence ATGACCAGTACGGATTTGATCGCCTTGGAGCCCTTTGAAATCTGCACGATTCGACCTCCTACCGAAAACGCAAGCCTGACCTTTCGCCTGACCCGCAACTGCTATTGGAACAAATGCAGATTCTGCCCTGTCTATAAAATGGGCGCTGTTTTTTCCAGGCGCTCTCTCGACGAAGTTCTGAGAGACATCGAAAGAGCGAAGGCGTTGGATGATCTGATGCGGGAACAGGGGATCGGCAGTCCGAAATATACCCAGTCTGATTACAGCAAATTGCCGGGGCTTGCCGATGAGATTCTCCAGGTCGCGAAGAAAGCCGGTCATGACGTCCAGACGCGCCGGGCTGCCGCGGAGCTTTCCGCCGATGTCGACCCGAGACTGGCCTGGTTTTTCTCCTGGTTTAACGACCAGCCTTCACTTCAGGACAGCCTCGCCCATGTGCTGACCTGGCGCTTGGCCGGGGGCGAAACCTGCTTCCTTGGCGATGCGGATGGCCTGATCCTGAAACCGGAATTTCTGGCCACGGTCGTCAATGAAATCAAATCCCGTTTCCCCTCCATCAAACGCTTTACCGTTTATGGAAGGACAAGAACAGCGGCTCGACAGCGAAGCCTTGCTGATCTGCGGGCCATGGCCGCAGCAGGACTGAATCGGGTGCACTTCGGCGTTGAAAGCGGAAGCGACAGGGTCCTGGCTTTCATGAATAAAGGGGAAAGCAGCGCGGAGCACGTGGAGGGCTGCCTGAAGATCAAAGAGGCCGGTCTTTCCTGCTCCGTTTACATCATGCCCGGCCTCGGTGGTACAGAATTATCAGAGGAGCATGCCACTGAAACGGCACGGGTCATCAATGCCGCCGCCCCTGATTTCGTCCGGTTGCGGACGCTGGAAATTTTTCCACAGACCCCTCTTGAAAAGGCTTTAAAAGACGGCGAGTTTGAGGAGTGTCCGGAAGAACAGATCATCAGGGAGCTGAGAATCATGATCAGTGGAATTCATGTAAAGACGGAACTCTTGAGTGACAGTGCTTCCAATCTCCTTGATTTATATGGGAAACTGCCGGAGGACCGGGGCAGGTTTCTGAAAATCATTGATGACTACCTTGCCCTGTCTGATCGGAATAAGCGGATCTTCAGTTTCAACGCGCGGCTTCAGTCCTTTCTTGGTCAATATGGGGGGCTTCCTGAAGATCTGTACGAAACTCTGAGCCCTTATCTCAGAGAAGAAGGGATCGACATGCGCAGTTGCCCGGATGACATTCTGGAAAATATCATCCGCGCAATCCGGTCCCGACTGATGCCTTGA
- a CDS encoding DMT family transporter, whose translation MNWFFLTIVCFFLYGIQRFLYKVSAERNCNTAWTTLSFMGTVALLSTVLWFASDEALRNLNWLLALAAINSLTFFVDTVVTIEALRYLPTTIVYPMTRMSAVLAVLFSIFYFQDSLNGYQIAGIILAIGVIMTLTRFSEEERQGNRNIRKGLILIGLAVLSGAVAAVSSKFAALYTNSLAFIALTYSLSMLFSLGFRKPFEKEGASRRYGEALLIGFVLGLVNFAAFFILLRAMETGPLSIIVPVVGMNFVIANILAVVIYREKLTVLKTAGIFMTVLSLLLMKLGQN comes from the coding sequence GTGAACTGGTTTTTTTTGACAATTGTCTGTTTCTTCCTCTATGGGATTCAGCGTTTCCTCTACAAGGTATCGGCGGAACGGAACTGCAACACCGCCTGGACGACCCTGTCCTTTATGGGGACGGTGGCACTCTTGAGCACTGTTCTCTGGTTCGCCTCAGATGAAGCGCTGAGAAACCTGAACTGGCTGCTGGCCCTGGCCGCGATCAACAGCCTGACCTTTTTCGTCGATACGGTCGTGACCATCGAGGCGCTCCGTTATCTGCCTACGACGATTGTCTATCCGATGACGCGGATGAGCGCGGTTCTCGCGGTCCTTTTCTCCATTTTCTATTTTCAGGATTCGCTGAACGGTTATCAGATCGCGGGCATCATTCTCGCCATTGGCGTCATCATGACTTTGACGCGGTTTTCCGAGGAAGAAAGACAGGGGAACCGAAACATCCGCAAGGGGCTGATTCTGATCGGGCTGGCCGTCCTGTCCGGAGCCGTGGCGGCGGTTTCCAGCAAGTTTGCCGCCTTGTATACGAATTCGCTTGCTTTCATCGCTCTCACGTATTCGCTCAGCATGCTCTTTTCCCTGGGGTTCCGGAAGCCTTTCGAGAAAGAGGGGGCCAGCCGCCGCTACGGAGAAGCACTGCTGATCGGTTTTGTCTTAGGGCTGGTCAATTTCGCAGCCTTTTTTATCCTGCTTCGGGCCATGGAGACAGGACCCCTGTCCATCATCGTTCCCGTGGTGGGTATGAATTTCGTCATCGCCAATATCCTGGCGGTTGTCATTTACCGGGAAAAATTGACGGTGCTGAAAACGGCGGGAATATTCATGACGGTTTTATCCCTCCTGCTGATGAAACTGGGCCAGAACTGA
- a CDS encoding CoA-binding protein, translating to MKRENEKEDLNSGSDAPGGNPPGEEMAAILKSCRTIAVVGLSDRPDRASYRVAAYLKGKGYRIIPVNPTRKEIMGEKCYPNLASITEPVDIVDIFRDVDAIPEVVEEAIGIKAGAIWMQLGLVHNEAAKKARSAGICVVQSRCLMVEHKNLVG from the coding sequence ATGAAAAGAGAAAACGAAAAAGAAGATTTAAACTCTGGCAGTGACGCTCCCGGTGGCAATCCCCCCGGTGAAGAGATGGCGGCCATACTCAAAAGTTGCCGAACCATCGCTGTTGTTGGGCTTTCAGATCGTCCCGACCGGGCCAGTTATCGTGTGGCCGCCTATCTCAAAGGGAAAGGATACCGGATTATTCCGGTCAATCCGACCAGGAAGGAGATTATGGGAGAGAAATGCTACCCCAACCTTGCTTCGATTACCGAACCGGTTGATATCGTGGACATCTTTCGTGATGTGGATGCCATCCCGGAAGTCGTTGAAGAAGCGATTGGGATCAAGGCGGGGGCCATATGGATGCAATTGGGGCTGGTACACAACGAAGCGGCAAAAAAGGCCCGTTCAGCAGGGATCTGTGTTGTTCAGTCGAGATGCTTAATGGTGGAGCACAAGAACTTGGTCGGATAG
- a CDS encoding ADP-ribosylglycohydrolase family protein: MFGAIAGDVIGSVYELTRIKTMNFQLFQKHSRYTDDTVMTLAIAHAILHEKNYAGSMKSFGRRYPNAGYGPAFFEWIFAPESRPYHSWGNGSAMRVSPIGYAFSTRETVLSEARKSAEVSHNHPEGIKGAQAVALAVFLARTGAGKKDIRKEIHDRFEYNLNRTIDDIRPDYRFDVSCQGSVPEGILAFLDSEDYEDAIRKAVSLGGDSDTLACIAGGIAQAFYKEIPAEIVKEVRKRLPQEFLEIIDTFNKKYTE, from the coding sequence ATGTTTGGTGCAATTGCCGGGGATGTCATCGGCTCCGTTTATGAGCTTACCCGCATAAAAACAATGAATTTCCAGTTATTCCAGAAGCACTCCCGCTATACCGACGATACGGTCATGACGCTGGCGATTGCTCATGCCATCCTTCACGAGAAGAACTATGCCGGATCGATGAAATCATTCGGGCGCAGATATCCGAACGCGGGTTACGGCCCGGCCTTCTTCGAATGGATATTTGCCCCTGAAAGCAGACCGTACCACAGCTGGGGAAACGGCTCGGCCATGCGCGTCAGTCCGATCGGCTATGCCTTTTCCACGAGGGAGACCGTGTTGTCGGAAGCTCGGAAGAGCGCCGAAGTTTCCCATAATCATCCGGAAGGCATCAAAGGCGCGCAGGCAGTCGCCCTTGCTGTCTTTCTCGCTCGAACAGGGGCAGGGAAAAAAGACATCCGCAAAGAAATTCATGACCGATTCGAATACAACCTCAACCGGACGATTGATGACATTCGACCCGATTACCGGTTTGATGTTTCCTGTCAGGGATCCGTTCCCGAAGGCATTCTTGCCTTTCTCGATTCCGAAGATTATGAGGACGCGATTAGAAAAGCGGTCTCCCTGGGCGGCGACAGCGATACTCTTGCCTGCATCGCCGGCGGGATCGCCCAGGCCTTTTATAAGGAGATTCCCGCGGAAATTGTTAAGGAAGTGAGGAAAAGGCTGCCTCAGGAGTTTTTAGAGATTATCGACACATTCAACAAAAAATATACTGAATGA
- the rbr gene encoding rubrerythrin, with translation MALLKGTKTEQNLLKSFAGESQARNRYTYFASQAKKEGLEQISWIFTDTADNEKEHAKRFFKYLEGGMVEITASYPAGVIGNTAENLAEAAAGEYEEWSNLYPEFADIADEEGFYEIADLWRQIARAETSHENRYRKLLANLQEGKVFKKDTPVKWRCRNCGYVLENEEAPEKCPSCDHEQAYFEVLAENY, from the coding sequence ATGGCATTATTGAAAGGAACGAAGACAGAACAGAATCTGCTTAAATCCTTTGCCGGGGAATCGCAGGCAAGAAACCGTTATACCTACTTTGCTTCCCAGGCCAAGAAGGAGGGGCTCGAACAGATCTCCTGGATTTTCACCGATACGGCCGACAACGAAAAAGAACACGCAAAGCGGTTCTTTAAATATCTGGAAGGTGGGATGGTGGAAATCACGGCATCCTATCCTGCCGGGGTGATCGGAAACACCGCTGAAAATCTTGCCGAGGCCGCGGCAGGTGAATACGAGGAATGGTCGAATCTTTATCCTGAATTTGCGGATATAGCCGATGAAGAGGGGTTTTACGAGATCGCGGATTTATGGAGACAGATCGCGAGGGCGGAGACCAGTCACGAAAACCGATACCGGAAGCTGCTGGCTAATTTGCAGGAGGGTAAGGTTTTCAAGAAAGACACCCCGGTGAAATGGCGATGCCGGAATTGCGGTTACGTTCTCGAAAATGAGGAAGCGCCCGAAAAATGTCCTTCCTGTGATCATGAACAGGCGTATTTCGAAGTGCTGGCTGAAAACTATTAA
- a CDS encoding Fur family transcriptional regulator: MKKYKEFGFKLTPQRLAILEYLKDNRDHPSAADIYAAVLEKFPTMSFATVYNTLKALKKKDNVIELAIDSGRKRYDPDTVRHHHLICTVCRKIVDIYLEFDLKLPGADRHGFEITENHVDFYGVCPECRKGGDVRQQKTQLKRKEPPAACEKNP, translated from the coding sequence ATGAAGAAATATAAAGAATTCGGTTTTAAGCTGACGCCGCAGCGTCTGGCCATTCTGGAATACCTGAAGGATAACAGGGATCATCCTTCGGCAGCGGATATTTACGCTGCCGTATTGGAGAAGTTTCCCACCATGTCCTTCGCCACCGTATACAATACTCTGAAGGCCCTGAAGAAAAAGGACAATGTCATCGAACTGGCCATCGATTCGGGAAGGAAGCGGTATGACCCGGATACCGTCCGTCATCACCATCTCATTTGCACAGTGTGTCGAAAGATCGTGGATATTTATCTGGAGTTTGATCTGAAACTCCCGGGAGCCGACCGGCATGGATTCGAGATTACTGAAAATCATGTTGATTTCTATGGTGTCTGTCCCGAATGCAGAAAGGGCGGGGATGTTCGGCAACAAAAGACTCAACTCAAAAGGAAGGAACCGCCCGCGGCATGTGAAAAGAATCCCTGA
- a CDS encoding hemolysin family protein, giving the protein MNTILFEISIIVFLIILNGLLALSELALVSASRVRLERLAKEGDSKALTALELADTPDSFLSTIQIGITFVGILAGAFGGATLAGPLTEYFAVFPMLAPYAPTISIAVVVVCITYLSIVIGELVPKRLALSNPEKLARLVAVPIKRLSRLAHPLVLLLSASTNLTLRIFHVQPSTEPVVTEEEIRLLIDKGTQAGTFQEFEQDTIERVFRLADRRVAYLMTPKSEIVWLDLDESQEVAQRKIAEHKYSFYPLVHDTLDNVVGVIRAKELLALIMEGKPFNLKSVCRKPLYVSETTPAVKVLELFKKSGMHIAFVVDEYGAILGLVTFDDILHSVFEDIEEGGNGEKEIVEREDGSWLISGSLPLDEFMDYMEIGEPDEDELTGMNTVGGFVMTMLGTVPAEGQHFIWRGLRCEVVDMDGRRVDKIIVSRLEG; this is encoded by the coding sequence ATGAACACAATCTTGTTTGAAATTTCGATCATCGTTTTCCTGATCATTCTTAATGGTTTACTTGCTTTATCGGAACTTGCTCTTGTTTCCGCCAGCAGGGTCCGGTTGGAAAGACTGGCAAAGGAAGGTGACTCCAAGGCACTCACCGCGCTGGAACTCGCTGATACGCCGGACAGTTTTTTATCCACGATACAAATCGGCATTACGTTTGTCGGCATTCTGGCCGGCGCATTCGGCGGCGCAACCCTTGCGGGGCCGCTCACCGAATATTTTGCTGTCTTCCCCATGCTTGCCCCGTACGCTCCAACAATCAGCATCGCAGTCGTCGTCGTCTGCATCACCTATTTATCAATCGTTATCGGCGAACTGGTTCCGAAGCGGCTTGCACTCAGCAACCCGGAAAAGCTTGCCCGCCTGGTTGCCGTTCCGATCAAACGCCTTTCCCGGCTGGCACATCCCCTGGTTCTCTTGCTGAGCGCTTCAACCAATCTGACGCTGCGTATCTTTCACGTCCAGCCTTCCACCGAACCGGTTGTCACGGAAGAGGAGATAAGGTTGTTGATTGACAAGGGTACGCAGGCGGGAACCTTTCAGGAGTTCGAGCAGGATACGATCGAGCGTGTGTTTCGTCTGGCCGACCGCAGAGTGGCTTACCTGATGACCCCAAAATCTGAGATTGTCTGGCTTGACCTGGATGAAAGCCAGGAGGTGGCACAACGGAAGATCGCGGAGCATAAATATTCTTTCTACCCTCTCGTCCACGATACGCTTGACAATGTTGTGGGAGTGATTCGTGCGAAGGAACTTCTTGCCCTGATCATGGAGGGGAAGCCTTTTAATCTGAAAAGCGTCTGCCGTAAACCCCTTTACGTTTCCGAAACGACACCTGCAGTCAAGGTACTTGAATTATTCAAAAAATCAGGAATGCACATCGCTTTTGTCGTGGATGAGTACGGTGCGATTCTTGGACTCGTCACATTCGACGATATTCTGCATTCCGTCTTCGAAGACATCGAAGAGGGAGGCAATGGTGAAAAGGAAATCGTGGAAAGGGAAGACGGTTCGTGGCTCATATCGGGAAGTCTGCCCCTGGATGAGTTCATGGATTACATGGAAATCGGCGAACCGGATGAAGACGAGTTGACCGGAATGAATACCGTGGGCGGTTTTGTCATGACGATGCTCGGCACCGTTCCTGCTGAGGGACAGCATTTCATCTGGCGCGGACTGAGATGCGAAGTCGTCGACATGGACGGCAGGCGGGTCGACAAGATTATCGTTTCCCGATTAGAAGGCTGA